Sequence from the Pyrobaculum neutrophilum V24Sta genome:
GGCAGGCGCCTCCATCATAAACGACGTGACGGGCGGCAAGCTGTACCCCGACATCTGCAGAATCGTGGCGGACCACGGCGCCTCGGCCGTCTTGGTAGCCAGGGAGAGAGCCGCAAGACCCGGGGCAGACCCAGTCGCGAGGGTTTTAGACGCGCTGAGGGAGTCGCTGGAGCACTTCGAAAAATGCGGGGTCGACCCCAGGAGGGTTGCGGTCGACCCCGGCATAGGGTTCCCCCTCCTCCCCCCCAGGGACGAGCCCCACACGGTAAGAGGCGAGTATAGACACGGAGACGAGCGGTGGCCCTGGTGGAGGTGGGACCTCTACCTCGTGGCAAAGCTAGAGAGGCTGAGGGCCTTGGGACGGCCCATCCTCGTGGGCGTCTCGAGGAAGTCCTTCCTGAGGAGGATCGCAGGCGTGGAAAGCCCCGACGAGGTTCTTCCGGCGTCTCTCGCCGCCGAGGTCGCCGCCGTGTTACACGGCGCCCACGCCGTTAGAACCCACAACCCGCGGGAGACCAGACAAGCTGTTCAGCTAGCCCAGCGGCTGGTAGAACTCCTCCAGGAAGGCCAAGACGGCGTCGGCGAACTCCCCAGGCTTGTCTAAGTAGGCCGCGTGGCCGGC
This genomic interval carries:
- a CDS encoding dihydropteroate synthase → MDKIEGELGGVKLGDGRPVRIMAVLNISPESFYKGSVALQNALERALELEKHSDIIDVGAMSTAPYLDSWIPPEKELERLKAVLPELVKNLKVPVSVDTYRPQVAAYALKAGASIINDVTGGKLYPDICRIVADHGASAVLVARERAARPGADPVARVLDALRESLEHFEKCGVDPRRVAVDPGIGFPLLPPRDEPHTVRGEYRHGDERWPWWRWDLYLVAKLERLRALGRPILVGVSRKSFLRRIAGVESPDEVLPASLAAEVAAVLHGAHAVRTHNPRETRQAVQLAQRLVELLQEGQDGVGELPRLV